The Acidimicrobiales bacterium genome segment ACCACGGTCAAGAACCTGGCCGCCCGCAAATTGCGCCTCCTCACCACCAGCCTGGCCGTCCTGCTCGGTGTGGCCTTCATGGCCGGCACCCTCGTGCTCACCGACACCATCAGCCGCACGTTCGACGGCCTCTTCACGGAGGTCAACGCCGGCACCGATGCCTACGTGCGCGGCAAGACCGCCTTCGACAGCGACTTCGGCGACCAGCGCCAGCGACTCGACGCCTCGGTGGTCGACGCCGTGCGAGGCGTTGAGGGGGTCGCCGTGGCCGAAGGCAGCGTCCAGGGCTTCGCCCAGGTGGTCGACAAGAAGGGCAACCCGATCGGCGACCCGAACATGGGCGCGCCCACGTTCGGGGCCAACTGGGGTGACGACGACGACCTCAACCCGTTCGAGCTGGCCGAGGGCCGGGCGCCGAAGGCGGACGACGAGGTGGTCATCGACCGGGCCACGGCGAAGGCCGGGAAGTTCTCGCTGGGCGACGCCGCGACCGTCCTCACCCAGGCCGGCCCGATCCGGGAGCACGTCGTCGGCATCGCCACCTTCGGCGGCGCGGACAGCCCGGCCGGCGCCTCGTTCGCCCTGTTCACCGAGGAGGCAGCCCAGAAGTACGTCACCGAGCCTGGCAAGGTCGACGCCGTCAAGGTGGTGGGCGAGCACGGCGTCGACGACGCGGAGCTGGTGACCCGCATCCAGGCCGTCGTCCCTTACGGGGCCGAGGTGCTCACCGGAGCCGAGATCACGGCCGAGGACCAGAGCAGCGTGGAGGAGGGCCTCGGGTTCTTCAACACGTTCATGCTGGCCTTCGCCTTCATCGCCCTGTTCGTCGGCTCGTTCATCATCTACAACTCGTTCTCGATCCTCGTGGCGCAGCGCGGCCGCGAGATGGCCCTCCTGCGGGCCATCGGGGCCAGCCGCCGCCAGGTCCTCGGCTCGGTGCTGATCGAGGCGATCGTCGTCGGCACCATCGCCTCATTGGTGGGCCTCGGCGCGGGCATCGGCGTGGCCGCCCTCCTGAAGGCGCTCCTGGCCCACCTCGGGATCGACATCCCTGCCGGCGGGGTGGTCCTCGGCGCGCGCACCGTCGTGATGTCGTTCGTCGCCGGCCTGGGCGTCACGGTGGCGGCGGCGTTCTTCCCGGCGCGGAGGGCGTCGAAGGTGCCGCCCATCGCGGCCATGCGCGACCTGGCGGTGGACGAATCCGGTGGAAGTCGGCGGCGGGCGGTGGCCGGCTTGGCCGTCACCGGGCTCGGTGCGCTGCTCATGGCCAGCGGCCTGTTCGCGGGCGGCGCCATCTCGTCGGTGGGCATCGGCGCCACCCTCGTGTTCGTGGGCGTCG includes the following:
- a CDS encoding FtsX-like permease family protein — encoded protein: MFRTTVKNLAARKLRLLTTSLAVLLGVAFMAGTLVLTDTISRTFDGLFTEVNAGTDAYVRGKTAFDSDFGDQRQRLDASVVDAVRGVEGVAVAEGSVQGFAQVVDKKGNPIGDPNMGAPTFGANWGDDDDLNPFELAEGRAPKADDEVVIDRATAKAGKFSLGDAATVLTQAGPIREHVVGIATFGGADSPAGASFALFTEEAAQKYVTEPGKVDAVKVVGEHGVDDAELVTRIQAVVPYGAEVLTGAEITAEDQSSVEEGLGFFNTFMLAFAFIALFVGSFIIYNSFSILVAQRGREMALLRAIGASRRQVLGSVLIEAIVVGTIASLVGLGAGIGVAALLKALLAHLGIDIPAGGVVLGARTVVMSFVAGLGVTVAAAFFPARRASKVPPIAAMRDLAVDESGGSRRRAVAGLAVTGLGALLMASGLFAGGAISSVGIGATLVFVGVAVLGPILARPLSRVIGAPLPRLRGMPGTLARENALRNPKRTSATAAALMIGVALVGFITILASSTKSSVAAAVESSFTGDLVVDSGSFGIGGLDPDLAGQLAGLPELAAVSGLRMAPVKVDGSGVLLPAVDPTTIERIIDLGVTGGSVEDLGANEIAVLDDTAKDKGWRLGTTVPVLFAETGEQPMTVAAIYTEKELAGEYLVGLPAFEANVADQFDIQVLMTAADGVSLDEARAAVERVTAGYPQAEVRDRQEYVDGQTEEVDAILNLIYALLSLAVIIALLGIANTLALSLFERTRELGLLRAVGMTRRQLRTTVRWESVIIALLGTTLGLVIGIGFGWAIVKALEDEGLTEFTVPGGQLLVVAGIAAVAGVVAAILPARRAARLDVLNAIVAV